In a genomic window of Mucilaginibacter sp. KACC 22063:
- a CDS encoding SGNH/GDSL hydrolase family protein translates to MKNLWLIFLSALILLACSKQKSEIKPVVKSTAFSNVVILGNSITYSQQNLSIGWMGNWGMAASVPEKDYVHLLAAHFKAENANCSIQSTNISGFELGYNTYDLDANLKAYRYSKPDLLILRIGENVQSTFDSVAFAKRYQALINYMKVGNPDLKVLAAGSFWPDRGYVNTIMSRYTPYISLEFLGRDISNYAFDLQNVDASVQGHPGDKGMQKMADTIWATVKKMK, encoded by the coding sequence ATGAAGAACTTATGGCTTATCTTTCTGTCTGCACTTATATTATTGGCCTGCAGTAAACAAAAATCAGAGATTAAACCGGTAGTTAAAAGCACAGCTTTTAGTAATGTGGTAATATTAGGGAACAGCATTACTTATTCACAGCAGAATTTGTCTATTGGCTGGATGGGCAACTGGGGAATGGCGGCATCCGTTCCGGAAAAAGATTATGTACACTTGCTTGCCGCGCATTTTAAGGCAGAAAATGCTAACTGTAGCATACAGTCAACCAATATTTCCGGATTTGAGTTAGGATACAATACATACGATCTTGATGCCAACTTAAAAGCTTACCGTTACAGTAAGCCAGATCTGCTGATTCTGCGTATTGGTGAAAACGTGCAAAGCACATTTGATTCGGTTGCTTTTGCCAAAAGATACCAGGCACTGATCAACTATATGAAAGTCGGTAATCCAGATCTGAAAGTTTTAGCCGCAGGCTCTTTTTGGCCCGACAGGGGGTATGTTAACACGATTATGAGCCGGTATACACCCTATATTTCTCTTGAATTTTTAGGCCGCGATATCAGCAATTATGCGTTTGACCTGCAAAATGTTGATGCTTCTGTACAGGGGCATCCCGGCGATAAGGGGATGCAAAAAATGGCAGATACTATATGGGCTACTGTTAAAAAAATGAAATAG
- the hpt gene encoding hypoxanthine phosphoribosyltransferase, giving the protein MKVKVADLEFEPLIDKKALESRIEALGKQLSNEYADKTPVFLGVLNGSFMFIADLVKHVTVPCEITFTKLASYYGGTSTTRNVRNDIDLSVDIAGRHVIIVEDIIDSGNTLAYLIERLKIHKPASLTVCALLSKTAAIEIYIQELRYIGFEIENEFVVGYGLDYKEQGRNLNEIYRLVSA; this is encoded by the coding sequence ATGAAAGTAAAAGTTGCTGACCTTGAGTTTGAACCTTTGATAGATAAAAAAGCTTTAGAAAGCCGGATTGAAGCACTTGGAAAGCAACTAAGCAATGAGTATGCAGATAAAACCCCTGTATTTTTAGGGGTGCTGAACGGTAGTTTTATGTTTATTGCTGATTTGGTTAAGCATGTTACCGTTCCGTGCGAAATTACTTTTACCAAGCTGGCCTCTTATTATGGCGGTACCAGCACCACCCGTAATGTGCGTAATGATATTGATTTGAGCGTTGATATAGCCGGGCGACATGTAATTATTGTAGAAGACATCATTGACTCGGGTAATACGCTGGCTTACTTAATTGAACGATTGAAGATACATAAGCCCGCATCGTTAACGGTTTGCGCACTGCTATCTAAAACTGCAGCTATCGAGATCTATATCCAGGAATTAAGATATATAGGTTTTGAAATAGAAAATGAGTTTGTGGTTGGCTATGGGCTCGACTATAAAGAGCAGGGGCGCAACCTGAATGAGATTTACCGTTTGGTGAGCGCGTAA
- a CDS encoding M16 family metallopeptidase produces the protein MEYQLHTLQNGIRVLYHPAQSIVSHSCLMINAGARDETPEQEGLAHFIEHLLFKETSRRNTSQILNRLELVGADLNAYTTKEYTCIHASFLNQHLERTIDLFEDIVFHSTFPDEEIEKERGVILDEIASYLDQPEEAVQDDFESLLFKGHPLGGNILGTINTVKKISKIDIKSFIDKNYNTSQIIFAVSGNYDFKRLIKLFEKYFSHIPANNNTKNRKRPAQNPASTQRESKAISQTHCVIGTQAYPSSHPKKSGLLLVNNLLGGMGMSSRLNLEIREKYGIAYTIESNYIPFTDTGLFTIYFGTDSEKAERAIKLVNKELKKLRENKLGTVQLHQAKQKFTGQIVLAEENRMNLIISMAKSLMDFNHIDSLEDVINKINAVTADDALEISNEILDANQLTTLMFEPTD, from the coding sequence ATGGAATACCAGCTTCATACATTACAAAACGGCATACGTGTACTTTATCATCCGGCACAATCGATAGTCAGTCACAGCTGCCTTATGATTAATGCCGGTGCGCGCGACGAAACGCCAGAGCAGGAAGGCCTTGCACATTTTATAGAGCATTTACTTTTTAAGGAAACTAGCCGCCGCAATACCAGCCAGATTCTTAACCGGCTGGAACTAGTAGGCGCCGATCTGAATGCCTACACCACAAAAGAATATACCTGCATACATGCATCCTTTTTAAACCAACACCTGGAACGAACTATCGACCTATTCGAGGACATTGTTTTTCATTCCACCTTTCCCGACGAGGAAATTGAGAAGGAACGCGGTGTAATATTAGATGAGATTGCATCCTATCTCGATCAGCCCGAAGAAGCGGTACAGGACGATTTCGAGTCGCTCCTTTTTAAAGGGCACCCACTCGGCGGCAATATTTTAGGCACGATTAATACCGTTAAAAAAATATCCAAGATTGACATTAAAAGCTTTATAGATAAAAACTATAACACCAGCCAAATTATATTTGCAGTAAGCGGAAATTATGATTTTAAGCGCTTAATAAAACTTTTCGAAAAGTATTTTTCGCATATACCGGCTAATAACAATACCAAAAACAGAAAGCGGCCAGCGCAAAACCCCGCTTCAACACAACGGGAAAGCAAAGCAATATCACAAACGCATTGCGTTATAGGCACGCAGGCTTATCCCTCATCACATCCTAAAAAAAGCGGATTGCTGTTAGTAAATAACCTGCTTGGGGGCATGGGCATGAGCAGCAGGCTTAACCTGGAAATAAGGGAAAAATACGGGATAGCCTACACCATAGAATCAAACTATATTCCGTTTACTGATACCGGTTTATTTACCATCTATTTTGGAACCGACAGCGAAAAAGCAGAACGTGCGATAAAACTGGTGAACAAAGAGCTAAAGAAGCTGCGCGAAAACAAATTAGGTACAGTGCAGCTGCATCAGGCTAAACAAAAATTTACCGGGCAGATTGTACTTGCCGAAGAAAACCGGATGAACCTGATTATCTCCATGGCTAAAAGTCTGATGGATTTTAACCATATTGACTCGCTTGAAGATGTGATTAATAAAATTAACGCTGTAACTGCTGACGATGCATTGGAAATAAGCAACGAAATTCTGGATGCCAATCAGCTTACCACGCTGATGTTTGAGCCAACAGATTAA
- the def gene encoding peptide deformylase, translating into MKLPIVAYGDPVLKKKAIDFEPGETDIKKLVEDMFETMYGARGVGLAGPQVGVSKRIFVIDATPFDDDEPELADFKKVFINAQILEETGEEWAFNEGCLSIPDIREDVYRQSHVRIKYLDENWVEHEETYKGLAARVIQHEYDHIEGKLFTDKLSPLRKRLIEKKLNDISRGMVKVDYRMKFPAVKKGR; encoded by the coding sequence ATGAAACTTCCTATTGTAGCCTATGGCGACCCGGTTTTAAAGAAAAAAGCAATTGATTTTGAGCCTGGCGAAACAGACATTAAAAAACTTGTTGAAGACATGTTTGAAACCATGTATGGTGCACGTGGCGTTGGCTTAGCTGGCCCGCAGGTAGGTGTTTCAAAACGCATATTTGTAATTGATGCAACGCCATTTGATGATGATGAGCCTGAACTGGCTGACTTTAAAAAGGTATTCATCAATGCGCAGATCCTGGAAGAAACCGGCGAGGAATGGGCTTTTAACGAAGGCTGTTTAAGTATTCCCGACATCCGCGAAGATGTTTACAGACAATCGCATGTGCGAATCAAATACCTCGACGAAAATTGGGTTGAGCACGAAGAAACTTACAAAGGCTTAGCAGCACGTGTAATACAGCACGAGTATGACCATATAGAAGGTAAACTGTTTACAGACAAACTTAGCCCGCTGAGAAAACGTTTAATTGAGAAAAAACTGAACGATATTTCCCGTGGAATGGTAAAGGTGGACTATAGAATGAAGTTTCCTGCTGTTAAGAAAGGCCGCTAA
- a CDS encoding NifU family protein, translating to MSLLEQVEAALDTIRPYLEADSGNVSVEEITPDNVVKLKLLGSCGSCPMSIMTLKAGIEQAIKKAVPEITGVEAINLTDIDDPNAVLPENLR from the coding sequence ATGAGTTTATTAGAGCAGGTGGAGGCAGCGTTGGATACGATACGCCCGTATCTGGAGGCTGACAGCGGGAATGTTTCTGTGGAAGAGATTACTCCGGACAACGTTGTTAAACTTAAATTACTGGGCTCGTGCGGATCATGCCCAATGAGTATCATGACCCTGAAGGCCGGTATAGAACAGGCTATAAAAAAGGCTGTTCCGGAAATTACAGGGGTAGAGGCCATCAATTTAACCGATATTGATGACCCCAATGCCGTTTTACCAGAAAATTTAAGATAA
- a CDS encoding Mrp/NBP35 family ATP-binding protein produces MNITKEQVLQALSNVEEPDLKKDLVTLNMVQDIHIDGNKLSFSIILTTPACPLKGLIENACRNAISHFISPEIEVSVNMTSRVTTQRNGGIPGVKNIVVVASGKGGVGKSTVAANLALGLSQKGAKVGLIDADIYGPSVPIMFGLENARPQASQVEGKTRIEPIEKYGIKLLSIGFFTDPNQPVPWRGPMVSTAVKQLFNDADWGELDYLVVDLPPGTGDVHITVTQSFPVAGAVIVTTPQNVALADARKGIGMFMMNAINVPILGVIENMSYFTPAELPENKYYIFGEGGGQKMAHQIDAPFLGEIPLVKSISESGDAGQPVILQDNNPTAQAFLNIAERVAQQVAISNAGISNKINS; encoded by the coding sequence ATGAATATTACAAAAGAACAAGTATTACAAGCCCTTAGCAATGTGGAAGAACCGGATCTGAAAAAAGACCTGGTAACGCTAAACATGGTTCAGGATATTCATATAGATGGCAATAAGCTTAGCTTTTCCATCATACTTACTACACCGGCCTGCCCGCTGAAAGGGCTAATTGAAAATGCCTGCCGCAATGCAATAAGCCATTTTATCAGCCCTGAGATTGAGGTGAGCGTTAATATGACCTCGCGGGTAACCACGCAGCGCAATGGGGGAATACCGGGCGTTAAAAACATTGTTGTAGTAGCATCAGGCAAAGGTGGGGTAGGTAAATCAACGGTGGCGGCTAACCTTGCGCTCGGCTTATCGCAAAAAGGCGCAAAGGTGGGGCTTATTGATGCAGACATTTATGGCCCATCGGTGCCTATTATGTTTGGTTTGGAAAATGCCCGCCCGCAAGCCAGCCAGGTTGAAGGTAAAACGCGCATTGAGCCCATTGAGAAATACGGTATAAAGCTGTTGTCTATAGGCTTCTTTACAGACCCAAATCAGCCGGTGCCATGGCGCGGACCAATGGTTTCAACTGCAGTAAAGCAACTGTTTAATGATGCCGACTGGGGCGAACTGGATTACCTGGTAGTGGACCTTCCGCCGGGTACGGGCGATGTGCATATCACCGTTACGCAAAGCTTCCCGGTTGCGGGGGCGGTTATTGTTACCACACCTCAGAATGTGGCATTAGCCGATGCCCGCAAAGGCATAGGCATGTTTATGATGAATGCTATTAACGTGCCGATACTGGGTGTGATAGAAAACATGTCATACTTTACCCCAGCCGAATTGCCCGAAAATAAGTATTACATCTTTGGCGAAGGCGGCGGGCAGAAAATGGCTCACCAGATAGATGCGCCGTTTTTAGGAGAAATACCATTGGTAAAAAGCATCAGCGAGTCTGGCGATGCGGGGCAGCCGGTAATTTTACAGGATAACAATCCGACAGCACAAGCGTTTTTGAATATAGCCGAAAGGGTAGCGCAGCAGGTGGCTATTTCTAATGCCGGCATTTCAAATAAAATAAATAGTTAG
- a CDS encoding biosynthetic peptidoglycan transglycosylase, whose translation MHRLNPKYIRIAVITVVSLLVIFFIAGAVAYSKREALLQKVISKAKAKAKRDYNLDVTIGSAHFTGLSTVAFTNISVVPYQRDSLVHINKFDVSVKLMPLILGDVKLADVNLADGYLKFTSHNGVRNFDFLFKKKKDSTETKSKVDLSELANNLVNGVLYKIPDNLNLKNFNISFADDSNRVMLNMPTARIEDGKLNSTIEVNNRESIWHLDGTMHPSDKNIDVKFYADGKKVEFPFIEQKFKLKLNFDTLTTQLKKVEHSSGETHIYAYSSIRNLLVNHKALAANDIVVPNGSIDADFFVGENFVSVDSSSTIKIKDLTAHPFIKYTLRPNKIYELKINTGWIDAQSMFSSFPQGMFESLEGMQVAGKLNYKLNFYLDTKDPDNVQFDSRLSKDNFRIISYGKTDFSKLNHEFVYTPYEKGKPMPSRVIGPSNPRFTPLESISPDLRNAVMTAEDPSFFRHHGFVEESIRKSIATDFKEKKFKRGGSTISMQLVKNAFLNRGKTLSRKIEETLIVWLIENNGIMTKNRMLEVYFNIIEWGRNVYGIGEASHYYFDKSPSELTLGESIYLASIVPNPKKGLYAFLSDGSLNPRLHGYFNLIGRLMAKNGLTQPDTNAYGFYTVRVKPSLRPAPTAVDTAKVESLMRPADDNDDAAGVPPNQQNDNEAEKTEKEVSKPGFFQRLFGKKDTTGKAAQDSADAAKKREKEAKKEQKRLEKERRKLLRERGY comes from the coding sequence ATGCATCGCCTTAATCCAAAATACATCCGCATAGCCGTAATTACCGTCGTTTCCCTTCTTGTTATTTTTTTTATTGCGGGCGCCGTTGCCTACTCTAAACGCGAAGCATTGTTGCAAAAAGTTATCAGCAAAGCTAAAGCTAAAGCAAAAAGAGATTATAATTTAGATGTCACAATAGGTTCAGCACATTTTACAGGCCTCAGTACGGTAGCTTTTACCAATATTTCTGTAGTACCTTACCAGCGCGACAGCCTGGTACATATCAATAAATTTGATGTGAGCGTAAAATTAATGCCGCTTATTTTGGGCGACGTTAAGCTTGCCGATGTAAACCTTGCAGATGGGTACCTTAAATTCACCAGCCATAATGGCGTACGTAACTTCGATTTTCTATTCAAGAAGAAAAAAGATTCTACAGAGACTAAATCAAAGGTTGATCTTTCTGAACTCGCCAACAATTTAGTTAACGGCGTTTTGTACAAAATACCGGATAACCTTAATCTTAAAAACTTCAATATTTCTTTTGCTGATGACAGTAACCGCGTTATGCTGAACATGCCTACTGCTCGCATTGAGGACGGAAAGCTGAACTCAACCATTGAAGTTAACAACCGCGAATCGATATGGCACCTGGATGGCACCATGCATCCGTCAGATAAAAACATTGACGTTAAGTTTTATGCCGATGGCAAGAAGGTGGAGTTCCCGTTTATTGAGCAAAAGTTTAAGCTGAAACTCAATTTTGATACGCTTACCACCCAGTTAAAAAAAGTGGAACATAGCAGTGGAGAAACACACATTTACGCATATTCGTCCATCCGAAACCTATTGGTTAATCACAAGGCCCTTGCAGCAAATGATATTGTAGTGCCAAACGGAAGCATTGATGCTGATTTCTTTGTAGGTGAAAACTTTGTCTCGGTAGATAGTTCATCAACCATCAAGATCAAAGACCTTACGGCGCATCCGTTTATCAAGTATACCTTAAGGCCAAATAAGATCTATGAACTGAAAATTAATACCGGCTGGATTGATGCGCAAAGCATGTTCAGTTCGTTTCCGCAAGGGATGTTCGAGTCACTTGAGGGTATGCAGGTGGCCGGCAAGTTAAACTATAAGCTTAACTTTTACCTGGATACCAAGGACCCGGATAATGTACAGTTTGATTCGCGGTTGAGTAAGGATAATTTCCGGATCATCAGTTATGGCAAAACCGACTTTAGCAAACTAAACCACGAGTTTGTTTATACGCCCTATGAAAAGGGTAAGCCCATGCCATCGCGTGTCATAGGCCCGTCGAATCCACGCTTTACACCGCTCGAAAGTATTTCGCCAGACCTGCGCAATGCGGTAATGACGGCCGAAGACCCTTCATTTTTCCGCCATCACGGCTTTGTTGAAGAATCTATCCGCAAGTCAATTGCTACCGACTTTAAAGAGAAGAAGTTTAAACGCGGCGGCAGTACCATATCTATGCAGCTGGTAAAAAATGCTTTTCTGAACAGAGGAAAAACACTTTCCCGCAAAATTGAGGAAACGTTGATCGTTTGGCTGATAGAGAATAACGGCATCATGACCAAGAACCGCATGCTGGAGGTCTATTTCAATATTATTGAATGGGGCCGTAATGTTTATGGTATCGGTGAGGCATCGCATTATTATTTCGATAAATCTCCGTCAGAACTTACACTTGGCGAAAGTATATACCTGGCCAGCATTGTACCTAACCCTAAAAAGGGATTGTATGCGTTCCTGTCAGACGGATCACTTAACCCGCGACTGCACGGCTATTTTAACCTCATAGGCCGCCTAATGGCTAAAAATGGGCTTACCCAGCCTGATACTAACGCGTATGGTTTTTATACAGTAAGGGTTAAACCAAGCTTGCGCCCTGCCCCTACTGCTGTTGATACCGCTAAAGTAGAGAGCCTGATGCGCCCTGCTGATGATAATGACGATGCTGCCGGTGTACCGCCAAATCAGCAAAACGACAACGAGGCTGAAAAAACCGAAAAGGAAGTGAGTAAACCAGGCTTTTTCCAACGCCTGTTTGGCAAGAAGGACACAACTGGCAAAGCCGCACAGGATAGTGCTGACGCTGCCAAAAAGCGAGAGAAGGAAGCCAAGAAAGAGCAAAAGCGGTTAGAAAAAGAGCGCAGGAAATTATTGCGCGAAAGGGGTTATTAG
- a CDS encoding NAD(P)H-dependent oxidoreductase, whose translation MSLLSKLNWRYATKKFDPTKKIPADKLDELLAAVRLSPSSYGLQHYKVIVVENADVRAKLREASFGQSQITDASQVIVFAAETNIDANYVNEYINEIASVRQTSTESLAGLKDMLVNAVTNRTDEQKLVWAQKQAYIALGVLISAASELGIDACPMEGFNAQQYDEILGLKEKGVTATVIATIGYRADDDQYAALPKVRKPHEKLFIHV comes from the coding sequence ATGTCATTACTATCAAAATTGAACTGGCGCTATGCCACCAAAAAATTTGACCCTACTAAAAAAATACCTGCGGATAAATTAGACGAATTATTAGCGGCTGTTCGCCTTTCACCATCATCATACGGCTTGCAGCACTATAAAGTAATTGTTGTTGAAAATGCCGATGTACGTGCTAAACTACGTGAAGCATCGTTTGGCCAATCGCAAATAACTGATGCCTCTCAGGTAATCGTATTTGCCGCAGAAACTAATATCGATGCAAACTATGTTAATGAGTATATCAACGAGATTGCAAGTGTAAGGCAAACAAGCACTGAATCTCTTGCTGGCCTTAAAGATATGCTTGTTAATGCTGTAACCAACAGAACTGACGAGCAAAAATTAGTTTGGGCACAAAAGCAAGCCTACATTGCTTTGGGTGTTTTAATTTCAGCTGCTTCAGAATTAGGTATTGATGCCTGCCCTATGGAAGGCTTCAACGCACAGCAATATGACGAAATATTGGGATTGAAAGAAAAAGGCGTTACTGCCACCGTTATTGCTACAATAGGTTACCGTGCCGATGATGATCAATACGCTGCTTTACCTAAAGTACGCAAACCACACGAAAAATTATTTATTCACGTTTAA
- a CDS encoding LacI family DNA-binding transcriptional regulator — protein MDKINIKILAKELNLSTSTISRAFNGSTDINKDTKERILALAREHSFLPNHYASNLRDKKTKTLAVIVPEIANDFFAQAINGIEEVARKHGFYLLLYRTDDVFEKEVSFVNYLNNGKADGIIMSASGEGNDHRYINNLAQKNIPVVFFDRVYEDIDAAKVTTNDYDSSFAATEHLIKTGCRKIAYLVVNKSISIGKTRMQGYVDALQKHKIAFNDDLVIDCSNEEKTNQKILSKALKEIKPDGVFSSVERLAFATYHVCQDLGISVPEELKMISFSSLNIAPLLSPALSTITQPAFEMGVKAATLFFEALENKNANMPKKHIVLKSKLFIRKSSQ, from the coding sequence ATGGATAAAATCAATATTAAGATACTTGCAAAAGAATTGAATTTATCTACTTCTACTATTTCCAGAGCTTTTAACGGCAGTACCGATATTAATAAGGATACCAAAGAACGTATCCTTGCTTTAGCACGCGAGCATAGCTTTTTGCCCAATCATTACGCCAGTAACCTTCGTGATAAAAAAACAAAAACCCTTGCTGTAATTGTACCCGAAATTGCCAATGACTTTTTTGCACAGGCCATAAACGGGATAGAGGAAGTGGCCCGTAAACATGGTTTTTACCTGTTATTGTACCGAACCGACGATGTTTTTGAAAAAGAAGTATCGTTTGTTAATTATCTTAATAATGGTAAGGCCGATGGTATTATTATGTCGGCATCGGGCGAGGGGAATGACCACCGTTATATCAACAATCTTGCTCAGAAAAACATTCCTGTCGTTTTTTTTGACCGTGTTTATGAGGATATTGATGCAGCAAAAGTAACCACTAATGACTATGACAGTAGCTTTGCTGCTACAGAGCACCTGATAAAAACAGGGTGTAGAAAAATAGCTTACCTGGTGGTTAATAAAAGCATATCGATTGGTAAAACCCGTATGCAGGGTTATGTGGATGCTTTGCAAAAACACAAGATCGCCTTTAATGATGATCTGGTTATTGACTGTAGTAACGAAGAAAAAACGAATCAGAAGATTTTAAGCAAGGCGCTTAAAGAGATTAAGCCAGATGGTGTTTTTAGTTCGGTAGAGCGCCTGGCGTTTGCTACTTACCATGTTTGCCAGGATTTGGGTATAAGTGTGCCCGAAGAGCTTAAAATGATCAGTTTCTCCAGCCTTAACATTGCCCCTTTATTAAGCCCTGCATTATCAACTATTACACAGCCAGCCTTTGAAATGGGTGTTAAGGCTGCAACGTTGTTTTTTGAAGCCTTAGAGAATAAAAATGCCAATATGCCTAAGAAGCATATTGTATTAAAATCAAAATTGTTTATCCGTAAATCATCACAATAA
- a CDS encoding response regulator — protein MPHKILIADDNQFILEILSHMLINSGYDVVAVNTGKDVIDAVQANNPDLLILDAQLPDADGRELCQLLKSTPSTKNLPIIICSGRADIHDCLYQQNPPNDVLPKPFDMDFLVDKVRRQLIA, from the coding sequence ATGCCACATAAGATTTTAATTGCCGATGATAACCAATTTATATTGGAGATTCTTAGCCACATGTTAATTAACAGTGGTTATGATGTAGTTGCCGTAAACACAGGTAAAGATGTAATAGATGCTGTACAAGCAAACAACCCCGACCTTTTAATACTAGATGCCCAGCTGCCAGATGCTGATGGAAGAGAACTTTGCCAGCTATTAAAATCGACGCCCTCTACCAAAAATTTGCCAATAATTATATGCTCTGGCCGTGCGGATATTCACGATTGCCTTTACCAGCAAAACCCGCCGAATGATGTTTTACCGAAACCTTTTGATATGGATTTCCTGGTAGATAAAGTACGCAGGCAATTAATTGCTTAA
- a CDS encoding DMT family transporter: MAWVYLIIAAVFEAAWTFSLKFLSFSALKTLRWNTFYSPHAGLPILLPLVGYIIFGIGNIYFFSLAIKQVPTATAYAVWTAVTLVLIKVSEITFMSQRISTAEIFFMLMIMGGIVGLKTVNIN; encoded by the coding sequence TTGGCCTGGGTATATTTAATTATTGCTGCGGTATTTGAAGCCGCATGGACGTTCTCTTTAAAGTTTTTAAGTTTCAGCGCTTTAAAAACACTGCGGTGGAATACCTTTTACAGCCCTCATGCCGGCCTGCCTATCTTGCTTCCACTGGTGGGATATATCATTTTCGGGATAGGAAATATTTATTTTTTTTCTTTAGCTATTAAACAGGTTCCAACGGCAACCGCATATGCCGTTTGGACGGCTGTAACCCTGGTACTGATCAAGGTTTCAGAAATCACCTTCATGAGCCAGCGTATTTCTACCGCCGAAATCTTTTTTATGCTGATGATTATGGGCGGTATCGTTGGCTTAAAAACAGTTAATATCAATTAA
- a CDS encoding sterol desaturase family protein — protein MPQEKVVTITTIILFSWAAFIIAWERIAPYRKGLPFFREGFWADLVWYTIIQSYFLKILIFDYIIAPLQHHYNWSHWQFVSHWPVVLQVLFFSVTHDLYIYLFHRFQHSNKLFWRIHEAHHSVKQVDFLAGSRSHVLEIIINQTIEFAPIILLGADPVVVPIKALLDAMFGIFIHANVRVRLGKLKYLINTPELHLWHHANYKEVFHANFSTKFSFWDYLLGTVYDPGHAPGDKPENWGLPYEYPRDYFLQHAFSVKRFDERRLLKYPAFRRYYNLRFDLMRALSKPFKRQPQYSEHQDAAVMQPLTEDVKV, from the coding sequence ATGCCACAGGAAAAGGTTGTTACCATAACCACAATTATACTTTTCAGTTGGGCTGCATTTATCATTGCCTGGGAACGCATAGCACCATACCGTAAAGGCCTTCCCTTCTTTAGGGAGGGCTTTTGGGCTGATTTGGTATGGTACACCATTATACAGAGCTACTTTTTAAAAATTCTCATCTTTGATTACATCATTGCACCTTTGCAGCACCATTATAACTGGTCGCACTGGCAATTTGTAAGCCATTGGCCTGTTGTCTTGCAGGTGCTTTTCTTTTCGGTAACGCATGATCTATATATCTACCTGTTTCACCGTTTCCAGCACTCGAATAAATTATTCTGGCGTATACACGAGGCACATCATTCAGTGAAGCAGGTTGATTTCCTGGCAGGCTCGCGCTCGCATGTTCTGGAGATCATCATTAACCAGACGATAGAATTTGCGCCGATTATCCTTTTAGGTGCCGACCCGGTAGTAGTACCCATAAAAGCACTGCTCGATGCTATGTTTGGCATCTTTATCCATGCCAACGTCCGGGTTAGACTGGGTAAGCTTAAATACCTGATCAATACTCCCGAACTGCATTTGTGGCACCATGCTAATTACAAAGAGGTATTTCATGCTAATTTTTCCACAAAGTTTTCTTTTTGGGATTACCTGTTAGGGACAGTTTACGATCCGGGGCATGCGCCCGGAGATAAACCCGAAAACTGGGGATTACCGTATGAATACCCGCGCGATTATTTTTTACAGCATGCTTTTTCTGTAAAGCGGTTTGATGAAAGGAGATTATTAAAATACCCGGCTTTCAGACGGTATTATAATTTAAGATTTGACCTGATGAGGGCATTAAGTAAACCCTTTAAGCGTCAACCCCAATACAGCGAACATCAGGACGCAGCCGTTATGCAACCATTAACCGAAGACGTAAAAGTTTAA